A portion of the Tiliqua scincoides isolate rTilSci1 chromosome 3, rTilSci1.hap2, whole genome shotgun sequence genome contains these proteins:
- the CCNJ gene encoding cyclin-J isoform X1 — protein sequence MELEGQWWKGQLAADIHQALRYKELKLPSYKGQSPQLNLRRYFADLIAIVSNRFRLCPAARHLAVYLLDLFMDRYDISIQQLHVVALSCLLLASKFEEKEDSVPKLEQLNSLGCMTNMNLVLTKQNLLHMELLLLETFQWNLCLPTAAHFIDYYLSIAVHESDLHDGWPMVCLEKTKLYMAKYADYFLEVSLQDHAFLNYAPSLVAAACMASSRIILRLSPTWPARLHRLTAYSWDFLVSCIERLLVAHDNDVKEANKQKGQHGSQASQHGLFEATQPPQQAHLQQAIPQYVQAHQTPLQYPQTTPQQNCQQIVSSSHASSYPLQTCPAGLQGGVQARGPMQTAAGVSLAVPIEMKPCLSVSYNRSYQLAGRYPCITPCFER from the exons GAGCTGAAGCTGCCCTCCTATAAAGGCCAGTCTCCTCAGTTAAATCTCAGAAGATATTTTGCAGACCTGATTGCCATAGTGAGCAATCGCTTCAGACTCTGTCCTGCCGCCCGACATCTTGCTGTTTACCTATTAGACCTTTTTATGGACCGTTACGACATATCGATTCAGCAGCTACACGTGGTTGCTCtttcctgcttgcttttagcaa GTAAATTTGAAGAAAAGGAAGACAGCGTGCCGAAACTGGAACAGCTAAACAGTTTGGGCTGCATGACTAACATGAATCTGGTATTAACGAAACAGAACTTGCTACATATGGAGTTGCTGCTATTGGAAACCTTTCAGTGGAACCTCTGCCTCCCAACGGCAGCTCACTTCATTGACTATTATCTTTCAATTGCTGTTCATGAATCGGATCTCCACGATGGATGGCCAATGGTTTGCTTGGAAAAGACCAAGTTGTATATGGCAAAGTATGCTGACTACTTTTTGGAGGTGTCGCTGCAAG ATCATGCATTTTTAAATTATGCCCCTTCGTTAGTGGCTGCTGCATGTATGGCTTCTTCAAGGATTATCTTGCGTCTTTCTCCCACATGGCCTGCACGACTCCACCGTCTTACTGCTTACTCCTGGGATTTCCTGGTGTCATGCATTGAACGATTATTGGT TGCCCATGATAATGACGTAAAAGAAGCCAACAAGCAAAAAGGACAACATGGTTCTCAGGCTTCGCAACATGGTTTATTTGAAGCAACTCAACCTCCGCAGCAGGCACATCTCCAGCAGGCCATACCTCAGTATGTTCAAGCACATCAAACTCCGCTGCAGTATCCTCAAACAACACCTCAACAAAACTGTCAACAGATTGTGTCATCGAGTCATGCGTCGTCTTACCCTCTGCAGACTTGCCCAGCTGGTTTACAAGGTGGTGTTCAGGCTCGAGGTCCTATGCAGACTGCTGCTGGAGTGTCACTAGCTGTACCCATAGAAATGAAGCCATGCTTAAGTGTTTCCTACAACCGAAGCTACCAGCTTGCTGGTCGTTACCCTTGTATTACTCCCTGCTTTGAGAGGTGA
- the CCNJ gene encoding cyclin-J isoform X2, giving the protein MELEGQWWKGQLAADIHQALRYKELKLPSYKGQSPQLNLRRYFADLIAIVSNRFRLCPAARHLAVYLLDLFMDRYDISIQQLHVVALSCLLLASKFEEKEDSVPKLEQLNSLGCMTNMNLVLTKQNLLHMELLLLETFQWNLCLPTAAHFIDYYLSIAVHESDLHDGWPMVCLEKTKLYMAKYADYFLEVSLQVAAACMASSRIILRLSPTWPARLHRLTAYSWDFLVSCIERLLVAHDNDVKEANKQKGQHGSQASQHGLFEATQPPQQAHLQQAIPQYVQAHQTPLQYPQTTPQQNCQQIVSSSHASSYPLQTCPAGLQGGVQARGPMQTAAGVSLAVPIEMKPCLSVSYNRSYQLAGRYPCITPCFER; this is encoded by the exons GAGCTGAAGCTGCCCTCCTATAAAGGCCAGTCTCCTCAGTTAAATCTCAGAAGATATTTTGCAGACCTGATTGCCATAGTGAGCAATCGCTTCAGACTCTGTCCTGCCGCCCGACATCTTGCTGTTTACCTATTAGACCTTTTTATGGACCGTTACGACATATCGATTCAGCAGCTACACGTGGTTGCTCtttcctgcttgcttttagcaa GTAAATTTGAAGAAAAGGAAGACAGCGTGCCGAAACTGGAACAGCTAAACAGTTTGGGCTGCATGACTAACATGAATCTGGTATTAACGAAACAGAACTTGCTACATATGGAGTTGCTGCTATTGGAAACCTTTCAGTGGAACCTCTGCCTCCCAACGGCAGCTCACTTCATTGACTATTATCTTTCAATTGCTGTTCATGAATCGGATCTCCACGATGGATGGCCAATGGTTTGCTTGGAAAAGACCAAGTTGTATATGGCAAAGTATGCTGACTACTTTTTGGAGGTGTCGCTGCAAG TGGCTGCTGCATGTATGGCTTCTTCAAGGATTATCTTGCGTCTTTCTCCCACATGGCCTGCACGACTCCACCGTCTTACTGCTTACTCCTGGGATTTCCTGGTGTCATGCATTGAACGATTATTGGT TGCCCATGATAATGACGTAAAAGAAGCCAACAAGCAAAAAGGACAACATGGTTCTCAGGCTTCGCAACATGGTTTATTTGAAGCAACTCAACCTCCGCAGCAGGCACATCTCCAGCAGGCCATACCTCAGTATGTTCAAGCACATCAAACTCCGCTGCAGTATCCTCAAACAACACCTCAACAAAACTGTCAACAGATTGTGTCATCGAGTCATGCGTCGTCTTACCCTCTGCAGACTTGCCCAGCTGGTTTACAAGGTGGTGTTCAGGCTCGAGGTCCTATGCAGACTGCTGCTGGAGTGTCACTAGCTGTACCCATAGAAATGAAGCCATGCTTAAGTGTTTCCTACAACCGAAGCTACCAGCTTGCTGGTCGTTACCCTTGTATTACTCCCTGCTTTGAGAGGTGA